A genomic window from Thunnus thynnus chromosome 12, fThuThy2.1, whole genome shotgun sequence includes:
- the LOC137194630 gene encoding WD repeat-containing protein 37 isoform X2, with translation MPVESGSSAAARQAKQKRKSHSLSIRRTNSTEQDRSGLQRDMLEGQDSKLPLSLRSNLLDLFSQIEREFENLYIENLELRREIETLNDRLAAEGQTFEGADLAKGALKTKASHSTSQLSQKLKTTYKASTSKGRQNTKKEKVLLIVSSFKATTSRAVCQLVREYVGHRDGIWDLSVTRTQPVVLGTASADHTAMLWSIETGKCLLKYLGHQGSVNSIKFHPTEQMALTASGDQTAHIWRYMVQLPTPQPVADISQTPCEDDVDFSDKDEADGEVDGPNDCPSLRVATTTLRSHQGVVIAADWLVGGKQVVTASWDRAANLYDVETSELVHSLTGHDQELTHCCTHPTQRLVVTSSRDTTFRLWDFRDPSIHSVNVFQGHTDTVTSAVFTVGDNVVSGSDDRTVKVWDLKNMRSPIATIRTDSAVNRISVSVNQKIIALPHDNRQVRLFDMSGVRLARLPRSNRQGHRRMVCCSAWCEDNTSCNLFTCGFDRQAIGWNINIPALLQEK, from the exons atgcCCGTGGAAAGCGGGAGCAGCGCCGCCGCCCGCCAGGCGAAGCAGAAGAGGAAGTCTCACAGCCTGTCCATCCGCAGGACCAACAGCACCGAGCAGGACCGCTCCGGCCTGCAGAGAGACATGCTGGAGGGACAG GACTCCAAACTGCCTCTGTCTCTGAGGAGCAATCTGCTGGACCTGTTCAGTCAGATCGAGAGGGAGTTCGAGAACCTCTACATTGAAAACCTGGAAT TACGTAGAGAAATCGAAACACTGAATGATCGTTTGGCTGCAGAAGGACAGACGTTCGAAGGGGCAGATTTAGCCAAAGGAGCACTTAAAACGAAAG CGAGTCACAGCACGAGCCAGCTGTCACAAAAACTAAAGACGACCTACAAGGCTTCCACAAGCAAg GGAAGGcagaatacaaaaaaagaaaaggttttatTG ATTGTGTCCAGTTTCAAAGCGACCACGTCCAGGGCGGTGTGCCAGCTGGTCAGGGAGTATGTCGGCCACAGAGACGGCATCTGGGACCTGAGCGTCACCAGGACGCAACCTGTGGTGCTCGGTACCGCGTCTGCAG ACCACACCGCTATGTTGTGGAGCATTGAGACGGGGAAATGCCTCCTCAAATATTTGGGTCATCAAGGATCAG TCAACTCCATAAAGTTTCACCCCACTGAACAGATGGCGCTAACAG CCTCTGGAGACCAGACGGCTCACATCTGGAGATACATGGTGCAGCTGCCGACTCCACAGCCTGTTGCTGACATCAGC CAAACACCCTGCGAAGACGACGTTGACTTTTCGGACAAAGATGAGGCAGACGGCGAGGTCGATGGTCCAAACGACTGCCCTTCTCTCCGCGTGGCGACCACTACGCTGCGCAGCCATCAGGGTGTGGTGAtcgctgctgattggctggtggGGGGCAAACAGGTGGTGACGGCCTCCTGGGACAGAGCCGCCAACCTGTACGACGTGGAAACGTCTGAACTGGTCCACTCGCTCACTG gccATGACCAGGAGCTGACTCACTGCTGCACACACCCCACCCAGCGACTGGTGGTCACCTCGTCCAGAGACACAACCTTCAGACTGTGGGACTTCAGAGACCCGTCCATCCACTCTGTCAACGTGTTCCAGGGACACACTGA CACGGTGACGTCTGCTGTGTTCACGGTGGGAGACAACGTGGTGTCTGGGAGCGACGATCGCACCGTCAAAGTGTGGGACCTGAAGAACATGAGGTCGCCCATAGCAACCATCCGCACCGACTCCGCCGTCAACAG GATCAGCGTCTCGGTGAACCAGAAAATCATCGCTCTTCCTCACGACAATCGGCAGGTCCGGCTGTTCGACATGTCCGGGGTGCGACTGGCTCGACTCCCACGGAGCAACAGACAG ggtCACCGGAGGATGGTGTGCTGCTCCGCCTGGTGTGAGGACAACACCTCCTGCAACCTGTTCACCTGCGGCTTCGACCGGCAGGCGATCGGCTGGAACATCAACATCCCTGCGCTGCTGCAGGAGAAATGA
- the LOC137194630 gene encoding WD repeat-containing protein 37 isoform X1, which produces MPVESGSSAAARQAKQKRKSHSLSIRRTNSTEQDRSGLQRDMLEGQDSKLPLSLRSNLLDLFSQIEREFENLYIENLELRREIETLNDRLAAEGQTFEGADLAKGALKTKASHSTSQLSQKLKTTYKASTSKGRQNTKKEKVLLIVSSFKATTSRAVCQLVREYVGHRDGIWDLSVTRTQPVVLGTASADHTAMLWSIETGKCLLKYLGHQGSVNSIKFHPTEQMALTASGDQTAHIWRYMVQLPTPQPVADISQQTPCEDDVDFSDKDEADGEVDGPNDCPSLRVATTTLRSHQGVVIAADWLVGGKQVVTASWDRAANLYDVETSELVHSLTGHDQELTHCCTHPTQRLVVTSSRDTTFRLWDFRDPSIHSVNVFQGHTDTVTSAVFTVGDNVVSGSDDRTVKVWDLKNMRSPIATIRTDSAVNRISVSVNQKIIALPHDNRQVRLFDMSGVRLARLPRSNRQGHRRMVCCSAWCEDNTSCNLFTCGFDRQAIGWNINIPALLQEK; this is translated from the exons atgcCCGTGGAAAGCGGGAGCAGCGCCGCCGCCCGCCAGGCGAAGCAGAAGAGGAAGTCTCACAGCCTGTCCATCCGCAGGACCAACAGCACCGAGCAGGACCGCTCCGGCCTGCAGAGAGACATGCTGGAGGGACAG GACTCCAAACTGCCTCTGTCTCTGAGGAGCAATCTGCTGGACCTGTTCAGTCAGATCGAGAGGGAGTTCGAGAACCTCTACATTGAAAACCTGGAAT TACGTAGAGAAATCGAAACACTGAATGATCGTTTGGCTGCAGAAGGACAGACGTTCGAAGGGGCAGATTTAGCCAAAGGAGCACTTAAAACGAAAG CGAGTCACAGCACGAGCCAGCTGTCACAAAAACTAAAGACGACCTACAAGGCTTCCACAAGCAAg GGAAGGcagaatacaaaaaaagaaaaggttttatTG ATTGTGTCCAGTTTCAAAGCGACCACGTCCAGGGCGGTGTGCCAGCTGGTCAGGGAGTATGTCGGCCACAGAGACGGCATCTGGGACCTGAGCGTCACCAGGACGCAACCTGTGGTGCTCGGTACCGCGTCTGCAG ACCACACCGCTATGTTGTGGAGCATTGAGACGGGGAAATGCCTCCTCAAATATTTGGGTCATCAAGGATCAG TCAACTCCATAAAGTTTCACCCCACTGAACAGATGGCGCTAACAG CCTCTGGAGACCAGACGGCTCACATCTGGAGATACATGGTGCAGCTGCCGACTCCACAGCCTGTTGCTGACATCAGC CAGCAAACACCCTGCGAAGACGACGTTGACTTTTCGGACAAAGATGAGGCAGACGGCGAGGTCGATGGTCCAAACGACTGCCCTTCTCTCCGCGTGGCGACCACTACGCTGCGCAGCCATCAGGGTGTGGTGAtcgctgctgattggctggtggGGGGCAAACAGGTGGTGACGGCCTCCTGGGACAGAGCCGCCAACCTGTACGACGTGGAAACGTCTGAACTGGTCCACTCGCTCACTG gccATGACCAGGAGCTGACTCACTGCTGCACACACCCCACCCAGCGACTGGTGGTCACCTCGTCCAGAGACACAACCTTCAGACTGTGGGACTTCAGAGACCCGTCCATCCACTCTGTCAACGTGTTCCAGGGACACACTGA CACGGTGACGTCTGCTGTGTTCACGGTGGGAGACAACGTGGTGTCTGGGAGCGACGATCGCACCGTCAAAGTGTGGGACCTGAAGAACATGAGGTCGCCCATAGCAACCATCCGCACCGACTCCGCCGTCAACAG GATCAGCGTCTCGGTGAACCAGAAAATCATCGCTCTTCCTCACGACAATCGGCAGGTCCGGCTGTTCGACATGTCCGGGGTGCGACTGGCTCGACTCCCACGGAGCAACAGACAG ggtCACCGGAGGATGGTGTGCTGCTCCGCCTGGTGTGAGGACAACACCTCCTGCAACCTGTTCACCTGCGGCTTCGACCGGCAGGCGATCGGCTGGAACATCAACATCCCTGCGCTGCTGCAGGAGAAATGA
- the LOC137194630 gene encoding WD repeat-containing protein 37 isoform X3, translated as MPVESGSSAAARQAKQKRKSHSLSIRRTNSTEQDRSGLQRDMLEGQDSKLPLSLRSNLLDLFSQIEREFENLYIENLELRREIETLNDRLAAEGQTFEGADLAKGALKTKASHSTSQLSQKLKTTYKASTSKIVSSFKATTSRAVCQLVREYVGHRDGIWDLSVTRTQPVVLGTASADHTAMLWSIETGKCLLKYLGHQGSVNSIKFHPTEQMALTASGDQTAHIWRYMVQLPTPQPVADISQQTPCEDDVDFSDKDEADGEVDGPNDCPSLRVATTTLRSHQGVVIAADWLVGGKQVVTASWDRAANLYDVETSELVHSLTGHDQELTHCCTHPTQRLVVTSSRDTTFRLWDFRDPSIHSVNVFQGHTDTVTSAVFTVGDNVVSGSDDRTVKVWDLKNMRSPIATIRTDSAVNRISVSVNQKIIALPHDNRQVRLFDMSGVRLARLPRSNRQGHRRMVCCSAWCEDNTSCNLFTCGFDRQAIGWNINIPALLQEK; from the exons atgcCCGTGGAAAGCGGGAGCAGCGCCGCCGCCCGCCAGGCGAAGCAGAAGAGGAAGTCTCACAGCCTGTCCATCCGCAGGACCAACAGCACCGAGCAGGACCGCTCCGGCCTGCAGAGAGACATGCTGGAGGGACAG GACTCCAAACTGCCTCTGTCTCTGAGGAGCAATCTGCTGGACCTGTTCAGTCAGATCGAGAGGGAGTTCGAGAACCTCTACATTGAAAACCTGGAAT TACGTAGAGAAATCGAAACACTGAATGATCGTTTGGCTGCAGAAGGACAGACGTTCGAAGGGGCAGATTTAGCCAAAGGAGCACTTAAAACGAAAG CGAGTCACAGCACGAGCCAGCTGTCACAAAAACTAAAGACGACCTACAAGGCTTCCACAAGCAAg ATTGTGTCCAGTTTCAAAGCGACCACGTCCAGGGCGGTGTGCCAGCTGGTCAGGGAGTATGTCGGCCACAGAGACGGCATCTGGGACCTGAGCGTCACCAGGACGCAACCTGTGGTGCTCGGTACCGCGTCTGCAG ACCACACCGCTATGTTGTGGAGCATTGAGACGGGGAAATGCCTCCTCAAATATTTGGGTCATCAAGGATCAG TCAACTCCATAAAGTTTCACCCCACTGAACAGATGGCGCTAACAG CCTCTGGAGACCAGACGGCTCACATCTGGAGATACATGGTGCAGCTGCCGACTCCACAGCCTGTTGCTGACATCAGC CAGCAAACACCCTGCGAAGACGACGTTGACTTTTCGGACAAAGATGAGGCAGACGGCGAGGTCGATGGTCCAAACGACTGCCCTTCTCTCCGCGTGGCGACCACTACGCTGCGCAGCCATCAGGGTGTGGTGAtcgctgctgattggctggtggGGGGCAAACAGGTGGTGACGGCCTCCTGGGACAGAGCCGCCAACCTGTACGACGTGGAAACGTCTGAACTGGTCCACTCGCTCACTG gccATGACCAGGAGCTGACTCACTGCTGCACACACCCCACCCAGCGACTGGTGGTCACCTCGTCCAGAGACACAACCTTCAGACTGTGGGACTTCAGAGACCCGTCCATCCACTCTGTCAACGTGTTCCAGGGACACACTGA CACGGTGACGTCTGCTGTGTTCACGGTGGGAGACAACGTGGTGTCTGGGAGCGACGATCGCACCGTCAAAGTGTGGGACCTGAAGAACATGAGGTCGCCCATAGCAACCATCCGCACCGACTCCGCCGTCAACAG GATCAGCGTCTCGGTGAACCAGAAAATCATCGCTCTTCCTCACGACAATCGGCAGGTCCGGCTGTTCGACATGTCCGGGGTGCGACTGGCTCGACTCCCACGGAGCAACAGACAG ggtCACCGGAGGATGGTGTGCTGCTCCGCCTGGTGTGAGGACAACACCTCCTGCAACCTGTTCACCTGCGGCTTCGACCGGCAGGCGATCGGCTGGAACATCAACATCCCTGCGCTGCTGCAGGAGAAATGA
- the LOC137194630 gene encoding WD repeat-containing protein 37 isoform X4 yields the protein MPVESGSSAAARQAKQKRKSHSLSIRRTNSTEQDRSGLQRDMLEGQDSKLPLSLRSNLLDLFSQIEREFENLYIENLELRREIETLNDRLAAEGQTFEGADLAKGALKTKASHSTSQLSQKLKTTYKASTSKIVSSFKATTSRAVCQLVREYVGHRDGIWDLSVTRTQPVVLGTASADHTAMLWSIETGKCLLKYLGHQGSVNSIKFHPTEQMALTASGDQTAHIWRYMVQLPTPQPVADISQTPCEDDVDFSDKDEADGEVDGPNDCPSLRVATTTLRSHQGVVIAADWLVGGKQVVTASWDRAANLYDVETSELVHSLTGHDQELTHCCTHPTQRLVVTSSRDTTFRLWDFRDPSIHSVNVFQGHTDTVTSAVFTVGDNVVSGSDDRTVKVWDLKNMRSPIATIRTDSAVNRISVSVNQKIIALPHDNRQVRLFDMSGVRLARLPRSNRQGHRRMVCCSAWCEDNTSCNLFTCGFDRQAIGWNINIPALLQEK from the exons atgcCCGTGGAAAGCGGGAGCAGCGCCGCCGCCCGCCAGGCGAAGCAGAAGAGGAAGTCTCACAGCCTGTCCATCCGCAGGACCAACAGCACCGAGCAGGACCGCTCCGGCCTGCAGAGAGACATGCTGGAGGGACAG GACTCCAAACTGCCTCTGTCTCTGAGGAGCAATCTGCTGGACCTGTTCAGTCAGATCGAGAGGGAGTTCGAGAACCTCTACATTGAAAACCTGGAAT TACGTAGAGAAATCGAAACACTGAATGATCGTTTGGCTGCAGAAGGACAGACGTTCGAAGGGGCAGATTTAGCCAAAGGAGCACTTAAAACGAAAG CGAGTCACAGCACGAGCCAGCTGTCACAAAAACTAAAGACGACCTACAAGGCTTCCACAAGCAAg ATTGTGTCCAGTTTCAAAGCGACCACGTCCAGGGCGGTGTGCCAGCTGGTCAGGGAGTATGTCGGCCACAGAGACGGCATCTGGGACCTGAGCGTCACCAGGACGCAACCTGTGGTGCTCGGTACCGCGTCTGCAG ACCACACCGCTATGTTGTGGAGCATTGAGACGGGGAAATGCCTCCTCAAATATTTGGGTCATCAAGGATCAG TCAACTCCATAAAGTTTCACCCCACTGAACAGATGGCGCTAACAG CCTCTGGAGACCAGACGGCTCACATCTGGAGATACATGGTGCAGCTGCCGACTCCACAGCCTGTTGCTGACATCAGC CAAACACCCTGCGAAGACGACGTTGACTTTTCGGACAAAGATGAGGCAGACGGCGAGGTCGATGGTCCAAACGACTGCCCTTCTCTCCGCGTGGCGACCACTACGCTGCGCAGCCATCAGGGTGTGGTGAtcgctgctgattggctggtggGGGGCAAACAGGTGGTGACGGCCTCCTGGGACAGAGCCGCCAACCTGTACGACGTGGAAACGTCTGAACTGGTCCACTCGCTCACTG gccATGACCAGGAGCTGACTCACTGCTGCACACACCCCACCCAGCGACTGGTGGTCACCTCGTCCAGAGACACAACCTTCAGACTGTGGGACTTCAGAGACCCGTCCATCCACTCTGTCAACGTGTTCCAGGGACACACTGA CACGGTGACGTCTGCTGTGTTCACGGTGGGAGACAACGTGGTGTCTGGGAGCGACGATCGCACCGTCAAAGTGTGGGACCTGAAGAACATGAGGTCGCCCATAGCAACCATCCGCACCGACTCCGCCGTCAACAG GATCAGCGTCTCGGTGAACCAGAAAATCATCGCTCTTCCTCACGACAATCGGCAGGTCCGGCTGTTCGACATGTCCGGGGTGCGACTGGCTCGACTCCCACGGAGCAACAGACAG ggtCACCGGAGGATGGTGTGCTGCTCCGCCTGGTGTGAGGACAACACCTCCTGCAACCTGTTCACCTGCGGCTTCGACCGGCAGGCGATCGGCTGGAACATCAACATCCCTGCGCTGCTGCAGGAGAAATGA